In a genomic window of Stegostoma tigrinum isolate sSteTig4 chromosome 45, sSteTig4.hap1, whole genome shotgun sequence:
- the LOC125448674 gene encoding probable G-protein coupled receptor 139, with translation MHGAPKGLLFAVYYPILAAIGVPANLAVIVILSRGRCGLSKCITYYLVSMASTDLLVIITAAILNRIVGIYFPLSFMYITPICSVNFALLAASRDCSIWATVIFTVDRFVAISCPKMKTRYCTEKVAAVVIGAVCGMSCFKNTFEYFVYEPLYTIDNIPWHCKIKSIFYTSPSWAAYDWIHCISTPSLPFVLILLLNAVTVRQILKAIKIRKRLCVGKQAENLKDTEVNNRRKSIILLFCISGSFIMLWLLFLVTLLYVQIKNVSYFSGSNYNESNFILEESGYMLQILSSCINPFIYTGTQSKFRQELKDGIQFSIYFISKIFFKK, from the exons ATGCATGGTGCACCAAAAGGTCTGCTCTTTGCAGTTTATTATCCCATTCTTGCAGCTATCGGGGTCCCAG CTAACTTGGCAGTGATTGTGATCCTATCCAGAGGAAGGTGCGGTCTCTCCAAATGCATCACCTACTACCTCGTATCCATGGCATCGACAGACCTATTAGTCATTATTACGGCTGCAATATTGAACCGTATTGTTGGAATATATTTCCCGTTGAGTTTCATGTATATTACCCCAATCTGTAGCGTCAATTTTGCTCTATTGGCTGCAAGCAGGGATTGTTCTATCTGGGCAACTGTCATTTTCACTGTTGATCGGTTTGTGGCCATTTCTTGTCCAAAAATGAAGACAAGATATTGcacagagaaagtagcagctgtGGTTATAGGGGCAGTTTGTGGCATGAGCTGTTTCAAAAATACATTCGAGTATTTCGTATATGAACCATTATATACGATCGATAATATTCCATGGCATTGCAAAATTAAATCAATATTTTACACTTCACCTTCATGGGCTGCTTATGATTGGATTCATTGCATTTCAACCCCTAGTCTCCCATTCGTTTTGATCTTACTGCTCAATGCTGTGACTGTCAGACAAATTCTAAAGGCCATTAAAATTCGTAAAAGACTCTGTGTTGGAAAACAGGCAGAAAATCTGAAAGACACGGAGGTGAACAATCGGAGAAAGTCCATCATTCTGCTCTTCTGTATCTCAGGAAGTTTCATCATGTTATGGCTGCTATTTCTCGTAACACTTCTCTACGTCCAAATTAAAAATGTAAGTTATTTTTCAGGTTCCAATTACAATGAATCCAATTTCATCCTGGAAGAAAGTGGGTATATGCTTCAGATCTTAAGTTCCTGTATAAACCCATTTATTTACACAGGGACCCAGAGTAAATTCAGACAGGAGTTAAAGGATGGCATTCAATTTTCCATCTATTTCatatcaaagattttttttaaaaaataa